gaggggaaaaaTACCCGTTAGCAAGAATCCTGTGTTGAAGGAGAAGCCAATCTTGTACAATCCTTGGGAGGGAGGAACTGCTAAAGTACACAAGATGCTAAAATACCCAACTGTTTAGCATCCCATCACAGCACAATTATACACAAAGTTACTCGAACTCTTTCTGGCGAGCATGTTCCAACGCGGAGGGCCTTCACTTGGAACCCATGAATTGATCTCTATGAAAACTTCACCCGGCGTCCTTGGTCCACCAATGACGATAAGACTATCTCCACAAGCCCTGAAGGCAATACCCCAACCATTCATTGAGTCTGCACGTTCAGGTAATCTCCCAACTGTATACCACACCCTCCTTTCCTTATCATACTTTCTCACCTCCATGTCAGCATAATCAGCTGCATACAGCTCATTGTTGACCACTGCAACTAGAGGAGGTGCTTCCGCCGCTGCAGGCACCTCAGCCTCCCTCGCAGCACCTCCCCTCACAGGCGACATATTAGGAATTACGGTCCAAGTTTGTGTCCTTAGATCATACTCCTCCCCACATGTGAGAACTCTTGGCTGACCCGTTTCGCTTCTACCAATACCACCAATGACATAAAACTTGTCATCCATAAACACTCCTGAGCACATCTTTCTGGGCGTGTGCATGTTACTAAGAGGCAACCACCTTTGAGTCTCGGAATTGTACATCTCTGCAGAGTTAAAAATGTTCCCCTGGGAATCACAACCGCCGGCTAATATTGCTATCTCCCCAAGGCTCGCAGACCCAAATAAGCATCTCGGAGCATTCATCCTCATTCCAGAAGTCCATGAATGTGTTAGAAGGCTATATTTGTATATCACATGCGAATTTGTCATATCCTTAGTGAACACAAGAAGCTCTGTACCCACTGCTAAGGATTCCTTATCAGGAAATATGACATATTCGTTGGAGATCATTCTGGGTAAATGCATCCACCGACTGCGAATAGGATCAAAAGCTTCCCATTCGAGTAAAtggcaagaaaaataaatccaGTGCTCAATCACACGATTCTGCTTACGCAATCTATAAAGCTCACCGCTCTTGATCAAATTCCGAAAGCTCGAATTCAACAAGGCTAAGGAACCATAATCAGATCTCGAGCAGCGGATGAGACAGCTGATCGAGTTGTCCCTCCCAATGGCACCTATGAGGGATTCCAAATGCGAATTATCCCCAGCATGACGTTGATCACTGGATTGTTTTCCCGAATCCTGAGCGAGCTGATCTATTTCTTGCAACTCAGAGGCTTCAGAAAGCCTCAATGACTTCCTGCGTGGGTGATCTTCGTTGCTGTCGATATCCCGAGAATGCTTGCTACTCCCGATGTCAATTTCAAGCCGGAAACTCATGCAACCTGGCCAACTGCTTTCTGACTGGCAAGAGTTTGCAAGCACCCTCGGGATCAGACAGGACCGACCTTCCAACATGTCTCTGTTATTCTACTAGGGAGAACCCGAAAATCACTAAAACACTCGCCCTCCGATTTATCAGCCCCGCCGTTCtttcttcgtttctttctctctttttttcacccTTACACCCAGAAAAATGAAGACGCCCTAATCAAAATTGCGACTTGCGAGCACCGAATGTCCCAGCAAAGTCTGTTTACACACAGAAAGCACCTGTGTTAGgggccaaagaaagaagaaattgaagtcgaTACAATTCAATCCAACTAAACTAGTCCTATCGATTTcgcatggaaaaatttgaaaaaagacaGAATCCTCTTCTCCATCGCGATCCTTCGTTAATAAATGCTATGCACCAAAACGCGATTCAATTCAGTAAAAGAGAAACCGGAGAAACAAATCGGACCGGACAGCAGACGAAACGGAATCGCTCGATTCGTTTCGAAAGAATCGGAAGAACCTGCACACGGCAATCCACGCCGGCTCGGAAATTGgattgaaaaaaaaggaaattagctGGGGCAGCCCGCCCGGTATTCCGAAGACGAAGCTGCAGATCTATTTCGCTTTGCGCACCACAAAAGGGACGCACGCAGAGATTGagaaagacgaagaagaagccgaaacccgtaaaaaaaaaaaaaagaagaagaagaagaagaggaagaagcgaAAAAAACTCACGAGAGCAAGAATTAGAGAGCTAGACTAGATCCGCCACTAATCTCTACGAGAAGGAACACAATGCTTCCTCCCTAAACCCCACAAAGAAAGcacagaaagaagaagaagaagaaacgaaacTTTAGAGGGGCATCGGAGGAAGAACacaaaccgaaaaaaaaaaaaaaaggaggaggaggaggaggaggatttggacgagagcgagagagaaaagCGCGGCGAGGGAGAGATAACAGCAAAACGGGAATGGAAGGGAGAACTTACAGGGGATTGGATAAGGAGCGGCGGAGGAAGGTGAAAAGGGAAGCGCAACTTTATTGGGCggtaattataattattaagttCTTAGGCTCCTCCAAACAATCATcaatctccctccctccctctctccttccctccttctctctctaggCAGCTTCCGTTCTTCGCGTTCTCCGACTTCTTCTCCCCTCTCTGCAAATCAGAGCAAAACTTTGGCTTCGCCTCTGGCTGGAGCGAACCGAAGGAGGaccccccctcccctccctctctctctcctctctcttcactctctctctctctctctctctctctcgctcggcTCGCTTTAATATTTTAATCGCGGTCCTAACAATGTATAACCACGACAAAGCCCTCGCAAATCGCCggatcttttttcctcttttcctctcctttttttccccctgcCTTCCCCACACCGCTTTTCCTTGATATAATAacgagaagaaaataaaataaaataacccgCAATCCGCCAAAATTTACCTCGATTAAGTCCCTTCGGAATAATATCTataacaagaaggaaaaaaaaaaaaaaaaggaggaggagaagaaaatctCTCCCCCCGCCGCCCCCGAAATTTATCCATCATCGTATACGTCATACCTTAAGCATCGTTAAAACCGCAGAGCCTCTCGATCGATCCGATGATGGACGATGCGCTTCTCCGCCCTCTCGAATCGGAAGAaagccgccgtcgccgtcgagTGGCTCAGCAAAGCTGGTGGCGGAGAAGAGCGCAGAGTTTGTATGCGCGCGTGTTTGGGGGAAGGAGGCTCTCTGAGGCCAATCGAATTCGGATTTAATAAACGATGCATCTTGGCTCGCCTTTTTCCATTTCGGCCGAATtattctccccttttttttttcaaattggattttattttattctgttatGCTCTGCCTTTTGGTTCTCCTCGGTGATCGTTGACGTGGAGGGTGGGAGAGGAGGATGTGGCGGGGtggggtggtggtggcggcggcgacgacggcgggaGCGGGACCTCTTCCTCTCCTTGTCTTGTTCGGTTTTCCCTCCGTTTTGGCTTCCTGCGGGCGCCGTTTTAGCTGGCCACCGGTGGTAGCCGGTGGTTCGGACACGTGTTGACCGGGTAAAACGAAACTGTCCCTGTCGCGAGGGAAGACCCCGCGCCCGGCTGGGCCGTTCCCAGGGCGCATTTCCCGCCGTTGGATCGTCGACCGGTCCAACGGATCGTGCGGTCGATTGCcgccccccctctctctctctctctctctctctctatctgctTTCTTCGCTTTTTCGCTTTACGGTCAGCGGTCAACGGGCGGAGGGGGTTAACAGGTTCGCATCGGCTTCTTAGGGGGAAATGATTGTGTGCGACGCGGCGTAGGTGAGGGTTTAGTTTGTAGCTGTTGCCGCCCCTTCGGGCCTTTCGGTACTCGTTTGCGTTGCTGTAATGATGCCCGTGTTGACCGGTCAAATCCATATTTCCGTAATTGTTGAACATGAATCCCATGATCGTTTTTGATTTCCCAATCGCCGACTTCgagttttctttgattttctttgccTAACCCTcctagaaaaagaacaaatgccactttttttaaaagaaatgcttgtagaaaaatatataatgatTTCTATCGTTTTTGTTTCTGAtttgataaatttctaaatatttctcatcaattaaaatgcaaaatattagAATAgtagaaatttgaaaaacgatctTAACCAAACATCGGTCATTATAAAAGTTTATTGGAGCAAAGTTTTTGGATGCTCAAATTCAAACCTCGGACGGATATTGTTCTAAATCAAAACAATGACAACTGTAACTTTCatagcaaataaaaatgaataatcaatTATGTCAAAATCTTTGCATTATTTTAAAAGCACTGTACATATCCAATTATGTTAGAAGGAATCGACTTCGAGACATGACCCAACAGAAACAAGATGCTAGACAATCCATGTGGATCAAGCTCATGATCTTCAGCACGTATTGAGCCCATCATCTCGAACATAAGAATCTTACACGCACACGTAAGACATGATCCTTCTCCCTAGAAAATTTATTTAGGATGAGAAAATCTCGAGAGACATGCTTTTGGAGTAGGTggatggagaaagagagagatcacaATGACAACAGCTTCAATAGTTATCTATTGGCGAAGGAAGAGATTCTACGCAATAATGTAATCTCCCCCTCCCTCCACAATTAGGCTTTGATCTGGCTACGTGGGGATGGCGCGATGTGTACATGTACGTGGTATACTTATCTTAGTCGGAGATGGGGTCGGCCACGATACTTTTCAGCCTATCATCATGGAAAAAACTAATCATATCACCCCACCACCCTATTACCATTTCGTCTCTTTCCATCGCCCACCGTGGGGCCCGCCATCTCTCTCCTTCCGATTTTCCCGTCGAAGCATGTTAGTTGTATGAGCTCTCGCGCATCCGTGTGCGTACGCGTTCGTGTACTCGTCTGCTTCTTTCAATTTGAAGATGTcaatgaagagaaaaattggTCCGGTCCGTGAGCCACGATCCGCCGCCATCGCCTTGTTGTTTTATGGgtgaaattttgtgatatcaaTGCTAATCAATCTAAAAACTCAAGTTATTATATGAATGTGTGGTTTAATATCTAAGTATTTCAACGTTCCATCTTACGCATAATCTGAACTTTGGTTTGATACTAGAACATGAAAATATGTGATGGGAGTGGTAAATAGggcttgaaaaaaatttgaatttgagaccaactattctaaatatttgaaatattagATAAACGTCTGATTTGATATATAGTTATGCAAACATAATGAGAGCCGCCGTAAATATACCATAAGCTAATGAACTCGAACTGGGTAAGGTCCAAGATCGGGTACGAGCATGAGCTACTTTGAAGATTGATCCATGAATCATATCCTTGCTAGTCTCTTCTTTGCATGAACTAACAAAGAACTTACGACTTCCATAGGCAGACTCCCGAAAGGCCCGGATTTTCAAGCTCTcctcaaaagtgaaaaatcatTGCAAAAGCATAAAGTCACGTGCAATTCATGCTCGATCTTTTTGCACTACTTACATAAATTTCGCCGCAGTCCCTCATGTGATTCGACATGAAACAACATAACATAGATTTGGAATGTCAAATAACTTTCTCTCATGTGCGCTTCCAATATCTAGTAAAATCGAAACATTTGACAATCGCATTCGGAAGAAAGGACCAccctaaaaataagaaaataagataagcaATCCGTTAAAATATTTACCCAATAATTTAATCAGCCAGAAGATCTTCACAAGTGTGGTCAAATTATTTTAATGCCAATTTACAATCACAACCGCGGGCACGCCAGTACGGACGGTCCCCGTGGCGGTTATGGTTCGTGATACGATTACGTGTGCGGATTTCGGTCGTAACCTTTGAATGTTTTTCGACGCGAAGGAGGCTTTACGGCCTGGTCCAAAAAGACGGGGGGGCCACCACCGCCCTCCCGTGCTTCACAGGGGAAGAAAATCGAAACGCCGTTCTCGAGCGAAATCCCGAGAATGCCCTCCGCAACCGCCCCCCCGCCGTAATGGCCGTCCAATTTTCCCCGGTGGAAAAAGACCCGCGCGCCGCGTTCCGTTTCGTGGGGGCGGTGGCGTGCGGGGACCCACCCCCCCCTTCCCCGGGGCGGCCGTCGCTACTGACCGCGTCAACACGTGCGAAGCCCACATCCCCCTTCGATgatctcaaaaaagaaaaaggcattatattatattatattttattatatggtCTATTCACATTATGgaaactataattttttttcaacggGGAGGTGAACCGATTAGATTTTGGGGACACGTCGAAATCCGATGGCTGAAAACGACCCCCTATCCTCTCAGTCGCCAATCACCGTGCATCGAATGATAAGGGaccatttctcatttttatattCCTCTTCGCTTGTGCTGTttttatcatcattattatttaaGCCTACACTTAACATAATACTATGGCCAAAAAGACTTTGGTAGCGCCACATCGCAGCACTCGCATAATATAAGCAGTATGAAATGGCCGATTATTATTCGGTGCCGTCAGAGGATTCTAAATCAAAAGAATAATATACAATTTAACAATTAGTCATCACCCTTCCTCTCTAAATTAAGTCTATTGCTATGCTCACGAGTCTAATTGTTGCtattaaacattttattttttaaaatattgaatgaGGATCTATTACTTTCGAGATAGTTGTTCAATTATCAACACTTCGAATACAGTAAATTGGAAAAGACATGTGGCTAATCTATGATTTGAAAACGAAAATAAAACCCAATAATTATGGTCTGGTAATTTCCcttaatggtttgattttctACGGATAAGATCACGTGGCTTGATGGAACTTGTGGACGTGGTAGCCCGCCGGGCGACTTTTTATGGGTCCTTGATTAATTGGCAAGCATTGACGTTTACGTGCGCATCGAACTCGTTTACTGATGAACGGGCGGATGCGGCCCAGATTTAGTCGGTGGTCCCCACCGGCTTTTGCTCTCCTATTACGTCTTTCCCGATTCGAACCAACGGCCGACGATCCGCCACACCATCCCAGTTTGACCCCTCGACCCCATCACcccaggaaaaggaaaaaataataataattggaaaTACCCACTATTTATCTTCTCCTCccctaacccaaaaaaaaaagaaacaaaaaaagtcttctcctcctctctttttattgGAGAATAAAAACGTGTCACCAACCCAAGGACCCGTTCATTTCCTTCATTCATCAAGACAAGACAACATGAGAGAAAAAACCCGTCCCTTCGTTCCCTAAAACCGCTAAGCGacaatattttatcaatttgtcCGTCCAGTTATATGATAAAATGCGAGGGGAGAATAATAAAATGAGTCAATTTTGATCGCATTACCGGCGCCGTCGTATGGTTTAGTAAATTGATATCGACGAGCGGACGGCCATAAATATTTAAACCCATAGGTCGATCCATCCATCCATCGTTATCATTTAAATATACAGTAACCTAGCGATCTAATGACGCCCCCGATTAAATTAGTAGGCCTCAATCGATGGGGATGCGCATCGCACGTGCTGCCTAGAGGCATGTGTGCGTGTGTGCAGCGAAATGAAGACACCCGTCTCGGAATCCGAGTCACGTGTCCGTGCACGTGGGGAGCTATTCATGGCACGGCGCATGGTTccttgtaaaaaagaaaaaaaaaagagttaaaaaagagagagacattgataaataaataaataaaaggaaaagaagacgggaaaagaaaaggagagcgCACTTCGTTTTTCGTCCAAAGGAAGGCGGTGTTAATTAAAAAGGAGATTAGGCAGCCGCCTAAGCTGCATGAGCgagaaaagagagggggggATTAATTTAGTCGGAGGGATCGATGAGCGCGTGCCACGTGGAGGGATGTCCGCCCGTGCCGGCTTTTTCCTTCCAATCGAGATTGAGGTGATAATCTAGATTAATTAGCGGTGACATGATTCATGTGCTTATGTTCTTAACTTTAGCTTTTGGCAGTATTTATTGAAAGGGGGAAGAAGATCGAAAAGGTGGTGGAGAGCCAGAGGGCATGGGATTTTGGGAAGACCCAGTTTTATGTCGGTAAAAGACCTTGTGCtccattgggaaaaaaaaaagttgatcgAATGAGCTggccttttctttcttgatgggtatttttattttattcatttacttTGTGAATCCTCTTGTTTGttcttggtcaaattaaaataaaataaaattctttatttttagttttgagTCGATGCCCGGTTAAATTTTCGAGATGAATGTTTTTCTCGTTTAGAAAGTTACGCCTAGTCGGGTGCGGGTTCCGATGTCTTTTTTTGAATGAATTGAGAAAGAATCGTCATAATTTTTCATCGGTACTTCTCTATTTTAATAAATCCCTCTTTTACCTCTCCTTTTTGCAAAACAATGATTCCGAAGATTGATTCGCACCTGTCTTGTAAGTGCTGGCCAAATTTTAATATATCGATTTTGGGTGAGTCTTGGAACGAGATGATTTTATCTTTAATCCGGTGATTTGTAACCTAATTCTACTTAGACGTGGCCAAATGACACTAGGCATATGCATGGAAATTGCTCGTGAAAGAGATTGATCGGACAAGATTCCCTCTTGCCTTTTTTCCCACGCTCCCTGTAAGCCCATTAGAAGGAAACTTCCATATGAAGTATAAGAAATTAGCAATatatctttattcttttttttggtcggtaaaatattcttctattcaaaataatgaaaaatatctaTATTATAAAGCAAGTTTTTGAAATCTCTTTCTAAACTATTTGAAAAAGTTTCAACAGAGCTCATCCTTGCAATGAAATCGCTTGTAGCAATGGAAGGCGAACAAATGACATATAAGATAATCATTTACAAGTTCCAAATACAAACTAATATTATTTGGCATGGGAATTACATGTcgaaactttttgaaaattttatgaatatttaaaACCGCTTATCACTCTTGCATATGTAACTCATATGgaaatttagcattttgaaaattataatgATAATCATGAAATTCTATAATCATAAAGAAACATCATTTGGAAATAGtctattttatttggaaaataattgaaTACTGCAAGTTCATTTGTCTCATACATGTAAATTCATTTTACCATTTCATACATATCTTGCttccattttcacaaaaaaaaaaaaatttgaactcaacACTGGCCACTTTTATTCTTTTCGATTGTTTGATCATTTCTTCTAAATAATTATCAGCTTTGAGTAATactaaattaaatattgcaTATTACTATGCTTTGtatcaaatcaaaccaaagcTACCCTAATCGTCTATGACGTATTGTCTCGTTCTCATGAAGTTGATATTCATACTTGTAATCCTGAGATATTTCCTCTAcaacttttctattttccctggcaaaaccttaaaaaagaaaagaaaagttattccAAGAagccatttaattaaaattcgcCAATAAACACGAGAAAAGATTCTGGCGTGCGACAAACACCACAATTATATTTATCCTCCACCGGTCCCACTTCAGAACTGGGAGGCGATGCCTCCCCCAATGATGTCCAGACACGTGTTGACCGCACGCGATCGAGGCCCTGCGATGCCGCGAGGAATTATTTTTGGACGGTGCCACCTGGCAGCGCCCATTACACAAGTGGCAAAATCACAGCTGGTGCGGACACCTCCATGATtcacataaaaaatattaattacaaaaaaataaaataaaaataaaaacagagaaTTATTCGGAATTCAACCGCCACTAGAAAAAGCAGCCACAAGCTTCCAAAATCCCATTTAAGCCGAGACACGTCATCCCTCATTGACTTGTAATTTTTCTATTGCAACGTAAGGCCTTCAGGCTCAGGGTGTGTAGTACAACGCTTGCACGTACGTATCTCAATAATTAACAATTTACAAAAGCAATTGGGGGGCGATTCGCTTTGGATCGGATCCGAATCCGATCGTTGTTTTTCGCCgtattttatttgttatttatacGGCAAAGatgaacttccaatttctatcCGATTCCTCGGATGAAAAACGAATAAAATTGGGGGAAATTGCCTCTTTTTTTGCGGCTCTAATTAATTTCATCTAGGTGGACAGCATTGCACGCaaaggtttctctctctctaaaccgGACACAATAAttgagagaaagaagaaaggggacATTACGCACATTAAAAGAGCGTATGCTTAAGACAACAGGAATTGCATTGTGTCTCTATCGTACGATTAAAGTtcgattcttttgtttttctcttttttccttttccttttcctttttttcccctttctcttttcttttgggtttttaGCGGTGCTGTTTTTGTATCTTGCTTTGGATTTGCTAATAAGGGAGGGGGGGTGAAATTGGGAGAGGACTTCCTCATCCATGCGACATGTATGGTCTTTCAATTCCATATatgtttgcttttcttttttcgcacTTTGGAAAATATAGGGTTAGAGGTCCCCATTCCCCGATGACAAAGTGGGTTCAAATCAAATGAGAATAAAAGCTTGTTCTAATGCTCTTTTGCTTTATTAGTTtccacatcaatcacatacTTAGGATCAAAGCATAAGCATATAGTGGAAAAGGCTAGTTGAAGACCAATTAAAGTCATCCCCACGAATTCAGGAGAAATTATCCCATCAGTCATATGCCTATGGTGTAAACGTCACATCAGTCGTAAACtattcgtaaaattctaaacgcaagtgaacatgtcgaacaagtaatataataataagaaagaATATCGTCATACGGAGAtcaatgattaataaactaattaaatactaaaatatattaattataaaatttatctaacatatcaaaatataaatttaaaacaaaatttggagATTAAATGCAGTAAAttaatcagataaatatgttagaccatccgatttcaccataaccactggATATGAATCTCAAATTATTGTGGGTataagaacgatatcaaacatgtgatagagaaatttcttaatctatttactatcatatctctaggtataacaaacctactcagtttattaatccactatatttaaacataagtgcattaaaaattataaatattccTGACTTACAATTAATCTTTTGGAtcacaaataacgcggtatatttatatccacatttaattcatggttatgtATTGTAATGGACAATTGTATATTATCATTTCTTAGTCTCAAACATgtacatcagatcattcaagtgg
The nucleotide sequence above comes from Eucalyptus grandis isolate ANBG69807.140 chromosome 2, ASM1654582v1, whole genome shotgun sequence. Encoded proteins:
- the LOC104433615 gene encoding F-box/kelch-repeat protein SKIP11; its protein translation is MLEGRSCLIPRVLANSCQSESSWPGCMSFRLEIDIGSSKHSRDIDSNEDHPRRKSLRLSEASELQEIDQLAQDSGKQSSDQRHAGDNSHLESLIGAIGRDNSISCLIRCSRSDYGSLALLNSSFRNLIKSGELYRLRKQNRVIEHWIYFSCHLLEWEAFDPIRSRWMHLPRMISNEYVIFPDKESLAVGTELLVFTKDMTNSHVIYKYSLLTHSWTSGMRMNAPRCLFGSASLGEIAILAGGCDSQGNIFNSAEMYNSETQRWLPLSNMHTPRKMCSGVFMDDKFYVIGGIGRSETGQPRVLTCGEEYDLRTQTWTVIPNMSPVRGGAAREAEVPAAAEAPPLVAVVNNELYAADYADMEVRKYDKERRVWYTVGRLPERADSMNGWGIAFRACGDSLIVIGGPRTPGEVFIEINSWVPSEGPPRWNMLARKSSSNFVYNCAVMGC